The Thermococcus sp. 4557 genomic sequence TCTTGAGGTCGTAGACGTAGACGTTCTGGAACTTCACGAGGGCGAAGCGCTCGATTATGTCCCCGATTATCTTTGAGTAGGCTATTGCGCTCTCGCCGGTTATGTTGTACTCCGCGTGGCTCTCGAAGTTGAGCCACACCTTTAGCGTGTCGTCCGCGACTTCCAGGCCGGCAACGACGCCGGAATCCAGGATGTCCCCCCCAGTAACGGGGTCGGTTATTCTGGCGAGCTCGTCCAGAACCACCCTGTAGTGCTCAGGCCATTCCCTGTCTGGCATGTAAACCTTCATTTTTCTCACCCGTGAGGGGGTTGGAGTGTTCGGTTATAAGCCTTCCTGGGCGGTTATGTGTAACGCGGGATAGTTTGAGGATAGTTTGAAGTACGTCACCGTGAGAACGCCAACCCAGAGGAGCACCGCGGCAACGTACGGCAGCACTATCGCGGCCTTTAGTAGTCCGTGGGTATCGTTCAGGGCGTACCGGGTCCAGGAGAACAGGACGATGAGCCATGAGGAGACCACTATCAGATGCCTCTGTATCCCCTTCTCAATCATCATGTGGGCGTTCATTAGGAGAAGAAGAGCCAGGAAGGGGCCGGCGTAGGCCACATCAACGGCGACCATTGAGTAGCTTCCCGCCAGGAACAGGCTCAGAAGCGTTAGAACGCTCTGAATCATAAGCCTCCCGGTTATCTTCTCAACACCAACGTTGGCGAGTGCGTACCCGATCATTGCGGGGCCAATCAGGATGAGGGAGAGCACTGCAGTCGTCATCCCGCCGCTACCGAGAAGCCCCCATGTGAATCCTATGGATGTTAAAAGTCCCCCTAGCAGCATAACCGTTGGATAGGGGCTCCCGGCACCTTCCCGGTGCCTGTCAATCTTACGGAGAATTGCCCATGCAAGGAAAATGCCAAAGAATATAAGCACTCCCGTAACACTCATCACGATATTATACCACAGTTCGGCCATATTTTCCAGCGTCCATCTTGCTATGCTCTAAATTCAACGCTTCTCCAGATAAACCTTCCGGCCGGTTCCTGACGAATCATTAAAAAAGAGGGGGTTGGGGCAGGGAAATCACTCAAGCGTGACCTCGTTCTCCCAGAGGCCGTGGATGTTGCAGTAGCTGAGGGCGTATAGCTTGCCCTTCTTGCCCGTCCTGAAGAAGAAGACCGCCTTTGGCTCGGTCAGCGGGTCGCTGTGGTTCGTGAAGGCAACCCTGCCGACGAGAACCGGGAAGTTCTCCCCCTCCGGGTGGAAGTAGAGCTCAATCCAGGCTATGTGGTGCTCAGGCGTGTTCGGGTGCGGTATCTCCTTGCCAACGCTGACCTCGACCTTGACGAGGTCGCCCTCCTTCTCGTACTCTATAACGGGGACGTGCTTCTCCCCCTTCCAGTCTCCACTCTTTATGGTTCCGCTAAGCATCTCAACCACCTCACTCTATCTTTTCAAACATGTCCTTGGGCGCACCGCAGAGCGGGCAGACCCAGTCCTCGGGGAGTTCTTCAAACTTGGTTCCCGGGGCTATCCCGGCGTCCTCGTCACCCTCATCCTCATCGTAGATGTAGCCGCAGACCATACACTTCCACTTTGCCATTTTCATCATCCTAATGTTATTAGTCCGCCCTTATAAGGTTTGCGCCTCAAACTTGAGAAGTGGAAAAGCGAAAGGTTCACTCAAAGACCACGAACTTGTCCCTGGGAGCACCGCACACGGGGCAGTACTCGGGCGCCTCGTCAACTGCGGTATAGCCGCAGACCGGGCAGATGTAGACCTTCTTTATCTCGATATCCGTTCCGCCCTCGGCCTTCTCCTTGGCGGCTTTGTAGAGCTCCGCGTGTATCTTCTCGGCCTCGAGGGCGTAGTGCGTCGTTCTCACGGCGTCCTTCTCTCCCTGGAACTCGGCGGTGTTCTTAAAGACAGGGTACATCTCCTCTACTTCGTATGTCTCGCCGTCTATGCCCGCCTGCAGGTTCTCTGGGGTCTTCCCGAGGTGTCCGAGCGCCATGAAGTGGTTCTTCGCGTGAATGAACTCCGCGTGGGCGATAGCCCTGAAAAGCTTAGCTATGTTCGGGAAACCCTCCTTCTCGGCCTGTTCGGCAAAAATCAGGTACTTCATGTGGGCCATGCTCTCGCCGGCGAAGGCGTCCTCCAGAAACTTCCGGGTCATTGCTCTCTTAACTGGCATGGGATACACCATAAAAAGGAGGAAACGAAACTATATAACGGTTTTCTGAACCTTTGGTTTGCCCTTCCGCTTACTTCCATTGGAAGACAGTTCGCGGCTGGTTCTATGAGATCCAGTTAATGAGTTTCCTGACTGCCTCCCTCAACCGCTCCTCGTCCTCCTTTCTGAGCATTCCCCTGCCCTCAACGGTGTCGACGTGATCAAACTTGCTCCTCGCTATGAGTGTCTCGATCTTCCTTCCAGCAACGCCGCCCCAGCCGTAGGCACCGACGATGAGGACGGGCTTCTCGTAGTTGGCCTTGTCGAGGAGCTCAAAGAGTGTGTACCTTATTCTGGGGTGGATATCGGCCTCAAAGGTCGAGGCGCCGATGATTATCGCCTCGCTGTCCGGAACCTCACCCAGTATGTCGCTCACCGCGGGGGCCTCCTTGTCCGTGAAGCGGTAAACGACCGGGTTCAGTCCGTTCTTCCTCAGCTCGTCGAGGACTATCTCCATCCTCCTCTCAACGAAGCCGTACATGGAGTCGTAGAGCACCAGAACCTTGCCCTTCGTGACCTTTCCGGATCCAACCCTCTCGTAGTGCTCGAATATCCTGGCCGGATTCTTCTTCCATATGAGTCCGTGGCCGGGGAGTATCATCCTGGCATCATCAATTATCCCTAGATTTCTCAGCTTCTTTATGTTCTGGACGATGTACTTGTGGTAGTGGCCTATGACGGTCACTATGTACTTGGTCACGTGGGGCAGGTAGCGCTGAACGACCTCCTCGTCGCTGTCGTCTATCCTTTCCGGAATCCCGTAGCCTCCCCCTGCGTCGCAGCTGAATATGAGCCCCTCCTCAACGACGTAGGTTATCATAGTGTCCGGCCAGTGGAGCCAGGGAACGGTTATGAAGCGGAACGTCTTGCCCCCTATGCTCATCTCCTCGCCGTCTTTGATCGTGTAAAAGTTCTCAACGACCCTCTCGCCGTAGAAGCCCTCCAGGAAGCGCTTCGCGAAGGTGGTTCCTATGAGCTTGGCCCTGTAGCCGTTGGCCTCAAGGAAGGCCGGTAAAGCGCCAGTGTGGTCGGGCTCGGTGTGGTGGATTACGACATGGGTTATCTCCTTTGGATCAACCAGCTTTCCGAGGGCCTCCATGAAGAGGTCTGTGTATTCCCGCTTGCTCAGGTCAAAGAGAACCGTCGCACCATCGAGCTTCATCAGGTAAGCGTTGTAGGTTATCCCCTCGGGGATGCTCCAGGTGGCCTCGAAGTACCTTATCCTATCATCATCGACCCGGATTATGTAGAGCTCCGGATCGTCGAGAATCTTCTCAACTTTCACATCGGGCATTTCTATCACCGAACCTATTTGGTGCGGAAGAATAAAAAGCCTTTCTTGACCAAACAGTTATACGGCCTTTTTCCACACCCGGTATGTAGGCAGGTGTTCATTGAGGAGGTCTCGCCATGTCCCCCATGCCGCCACCGATAAGGGGAAGCCCCGACCGCTGGAGGGAGCTCACCCCGGAGCTTGCCGAGAGGGCGATAGAGACCGTGAAAAACGCCCTTCCCTTCTTCACGGCCGGAACGCCGATCGTCCATCACGCACCCCACGGCATTCACGTGGATGTCCCAGTCATGTACCTGAGCTTTGCAGTGGACAGGATTCACTACAACCCTGAGACGAAAACCCCGGCTCCAAAGGGCCTGCCGCCGGAGTCTATGGTGGCCGAAGTCAATCCGGAGGAGGTTAGGGAGCGGGTTCAGGCGCTGTTGGGCGAACTCAGTGTTCTCAGTGGGGCCGAGTTCCGTGCAGAGGGTTGCTGGATCGTGCCGGTGGCGTGGAAAAGCTTTATAATCCTGCACGTCCGCGTCTCGGCCGATGGGGAGGAGCTCATCCCGGATTACGGCCTTACAGAGGAGGTTAGGAGACACGGCGTTTGAGAGGCTGAAGGGCTTTGTAAGACGTGAGTGGTTCCTCACGGTGCTCCTGGTGCTTTACCTAGTCCTGGTTCTCAACGATCCCTCCCTCCCAGGCAGAACGCCCGACCTGGTGGACTGGAGGAGCCTGGCCCTGATAACGTCGCTCATACTCGTCTCAAAGGGCCTTGAGCTGTCGGGAATCTTCACCCGCCTTTCCATTGCGCTCATATCGCTCTCCGGCGGCTCCGAGCGGAAACTGATGCTTCTCCTGATTCCCATCATAGCCCTCTCCTCGGCGGTGATAATGAACGACACCGCGATGCTCGTCTTCATCCCCCTGGTCGTCATCACCGCCCGGCTCGCCGGCATAAACACCGCCCGCGCCGTCACGCTCTCGGCAATAGCGGCGAACGTCGGCTCGGCCCTGACCCCGATCGGCAACCCCCAGAACATCATAATCTGGAACACGTACGGCCTCTCCTTCCTGGGGTTCGTGGGGGCGATGCTGCCCCCCGTGGCCCTGTGGCTCGTCCTCCTCGTCCTCTTCACTCTCACGATACGGGAAAGGCCAATATCCATCGAGAGGCTGCCCCCGGTGGCGATTAAAACGAGGCTCTTTGCCGCATCGCTCTCCCTTCTGATCGGGGACATACTCCTCGCCGAAACCGGAAGGCCGCTCTGGACCCTTCCGCTGACCCTGCTGGTTCTGCTCATCCTCGGCAGGGAGGCTTTGCTGGGCTTCGACTGGGCGCTGGTTTTGACCTTTGCCTTCATCTTCGTGGACTTCGGTGAGATTGCCCGCCTGATTTCCGGCTCTTCCTGGCTTCCCTCCGGGGGACTGGTTCTCCTCCTCGCCTCGGCCGGTCTGAGCCAGCTCATCAGCAACGTTCCCGCGACGGTGGTCTTCATAGGCTCGCGGCCGGAGTGGCTTCCCCTTGCCCTCGGCGTGAACCTGGGCGGAACGGGGATAATAATCGGCTCCCTCGCGAACCTCATAGCCCTCCGCATCTCCGGTATCGGCATTAGGGACTTCCACAGGTTTTCGATTCCGTACTTCCTCATTGCCCTGGTGGTTTCGATTCTGATATTCCTGCTCTGACCCTCTGAGGGTTTCGAAATGGGAAGGTTTATAAGAACATTTGCACAACTGCTCAAATGTGGAGGTGAAGAAAATGACCGAGGTCTGCAAGGTGTACGAAGAGCATCTGGACAGAATCCTGGAGGCCCAGGCTAAGCTGCCCGAGGAGGAGAGCATACTCGAAGCGGCGGACTTCTTCGACGCCCTTGGGAACCCCACCAGGCTTAAAATCCTGCTCGCGCTCATGGAGGCCGGGGAACTCTGCACCTGCGACCTCTCTGCGATAACCAAGCTTTCCGTCTCGGCCATCTCTCACCAGCTCCGCATCCTCAAGGACAGGAAGATAGTCGCCTACCGCAAGGATGGCAAGAACGTCTTCTACCGCCTGGACGACGAGCACATCAGGAAACTCCTGAGGACCGCCCTCGAACATCTCTCGGAGGCAAAGTGATGCCGCAGAAGCTCGTCCTTGAGGGACTCGACTGCGCGAGCTGTGTATACGAGATAGAGGAGGCCCTCAAGAAGGAAGGCTTTGAGTTCGCGCTCGTGAACTTCACAACTAAGGAGCTGGTTATAGAGGGCGACGTCGAGAGGGCCAAGGAGATAGTGAAGAGGGTCGAGCCGGACGTTGAGGTTCTCGAGAAGGACGGACATGGTCACACTCATGACCACGGGGAGACTGACTGGGGAACGGTTTACTCCATAGGTCTCTCGCTGGTTCTCTTTGCCGTTGGAATCGTGATGCGCTACCACTACGGCATTGACGATTGGGTGGTCTTCGGAATCTTCCTCGCGAGCTACCTGATGGCCGGCTGGCGCGTGTTGAGGAGTGCGGTGATCAACTCCCTCCACGGCAACGTCTTTGACGAGAACTTCCTCATAGCGGTCGCCACGCTGGGAGCCTTCGCCATTCGGGAGTATCCTGAAGGGGTCGCCGTCATGCTGTTCTACGTTGTCGGCGAGTTCTTCCAGGACCTTGCGGTGAACCGGTCGCGGCGCTCCATAAAGGCACTGCTTGCGCTCAAGGCCGAGTATGCAAACCTGCTCAGGGACGGTGAGGTAGTCCAGGTGAAGCCGGAGGAGCTGAAGGCCGGCGACGTGATCCTCGTGAAACCCGGCGAGAAGGTTCCCGTTGATGGCGTCGTTATGGAGGGCGAATCCACCGTGGATGCGTCCGCACTGACCGGCGAGAGCGTTCCAAGGGCCGTGCGGGAAGGAGAGGAGATCCTCTCGGGTATGGTCAACCTCTCCGGCCTCCTCAAGGTTCGCGTGACCAGAGAGCTTAGCGAGTCCACCATATCCAAAATCCTTGAGCTGGTGGAGAACGCTAGTGCCAGAAAGGCCAAGACCGAGAAGTTCATAACTCGCTTTGCCCACTACTACACGCCTGCCGTTGTGGGAATAGCCGCCCTAATAGCGACCGTTCCTCCACTGATAACCGGGGACCCCTTCACCCCCTGGATCTACAGGGCTTTAGTCATACTAGTGATCTCATGCCCCTGTGCCCTGGTTCTCTCCATACCCCTCGGCTACTTCGGCGGCATCGGAAGGGCGGCCAGAGAGGGAATACTCGTCAAGGGTTCCAACTACCTCGACACCCTCAAGGAAGCGAGCATCGTGGCCTTCGATAAGACCGGCACGCTGACAAAGGGCGTTTTCAAGGTCACGAAGGTGGAAACCCGGAACGGATTCGGCGAGGAAGAGATCATCGGGTTCGCAGCTTTGGCAGAGGCCCACTCGAACCACCCGATAGCGAAGGCCATACGCGAGGCTTATGGGGGAGAACTCAACGAGGCAGAGATAATCGAGTATGAGGAGATAGCCGGCCACGGCGTCAGGGCTAGGATAGACGGCGTCGAGGTCATGGTCGGAAACGACAGGCTCCTTCACAGGTTCAAGGTCGAGCACGACACCTGCCACGTTAAGGGAACCGTTGCACACGTCGTCATCAACGGAAAGTATGCGGGCTACATAATAATCTCTGATGAGATAAAGGACGACGCCCCGCTCGCTGTGAAGGAACTCAAGTGCCTCGGGGTCAAAAAGGTCGTGATGGTGACCGGTGACAGCAGGGACGTTGCCGAGGAGATAGCGAAGCAGCTTGGCCTCGACGGCTTCTACGCTGAGCTCTTGCCGGGGGACAAGGTGAGGGTCATAGAGGAGCTTGAGAAGGAGAAGGGCGATGGAAAGGTTGTCTTCGTCGGCGACGGCATAAACGACGCACCGGTGCTTGCGAGGGCCGATGTGGGCGTTGCGATGGGCGCCCTTGGAAGCGACGCGGCAATAGAAACGGCCGACGTCGTCATAATGGACGACAAGCCGTCCAAGCTGCCCGTAGGCATCAGGATAGCGAGGAAGACCCAGAGGATAGTGTGGCAGAACATAGTATTTGCCCTCGGCGTTAAGCTTGCCTTCATAAGCCTTGGAATCCTCGGGGAGGCGACCATGTGGGAGGCGGTCTTTGCCGATGTAGGGGTTGCCCTGATAGCGGTCTTCAACGCGATGAGGATTTTAAGGTGAGGCTCCCTTTGTTTTCCCCTTTCAGCCCCTTCACCATTCTATAGAACTCATAAGTCCTCCCTTCAAGCTCTACGGAGTGCTCCCTCTCAACGGAGTAGCCGAGCTTTTTGTATATGGCTATCGCCCTCTCATTGTCCCTCTCAACGTCTAGGACTATTCTCTCTGCCCCGCTCTCCTTGGCGAGTCGCTCTGCTTCGAGCATAAGGGCCTTTCCGATGCCCTTTCCGCGGAATTCTGGGTAAACGGCGACGTTGCTGACGTAGTAGTCTCCCCTTTCCAGTCTCCCAGAACCTGATGTGGAGCTTATGAACCCGGGAAGCTTCCTCAGAAAGTCAAAGCCGAGGCTCTTCATCATCAACCAGCCCGTTCTCTTCTCTTCCATCTCCTTGACCTTCCAGTCGTAGCTCAGGAGCATTCCGGCTATCTGTCCTCTGTAAATCGCAAAGACGACGTGCTCGTGGCTGAAAAGGTTTGCTTTTTCAATGTAGAGCCTTCTGAAAAGCTCGGAGAACCTCGGCCCGAGCAGGGCTGGGAAGTACTCGGGCGCGGAAATTTCCATGAGCCTCGCGAAGTGCTCGGCCTCGGTTTTCTTTCCCTCTCCGGCCTTTAGAACTATCTCTACCATGATTACGTTTTGTGGGTCAATGTTTATAACCCTGCTCCAGCCCTTCTAGTTTCCCGGATCTATCTGCTTGGTGTGTCAAAACTCCTATTTTAAAAGTTCAGACGGCGTGGGTTTACATTCTGACAATAATAAGCCTATTAGGGTTTTGGGTCAAATGTTGTGATAGGTGAGTAGGGTGAAGAAAGAAGCCGGCGGCCATGATGGTCATGATATGGGTGCAAATGAACATGGGGGTCACAAAGGCATGAAGCACGAGAAACACGAACATGAAGGCCATTCCCATGCAAAGCACCACGAGATGATGATGGAGGACTTCAAGAAGCGCTTTGTAGTCTCCGTGATACTGACGGTTCCGATTCTGATTCTGTCCCCGCTGATACAGGACTTCTTCGGCTTCGAGCTGACCTTCCCGGGAGACCGCTACGTTCTCTTTGGACTTTCCGCGGTGGTGTACTTCTACGGCGGCTGGCCGTTCCTGAAGGGCATGGGGGACGAGCTGAAGAAAAAGTTACCCGGAATGATGACGCTGATAGCGCTGGCAATCACGGTTGCCTTCTTCTACAGCACCGCGGTAACCTTCGGCCTGTCCGGAAAAACCTTCTACTGGGAACTGGCAACGCTTATTGACATCATGCTTATCGGACATTACATAGAGATGCGCTCCGTCCTCGGAGCTTCAAGGGCACTTGAGGAGCTCATAAAGCTCATGCCCACCGAGGCGCACCTCGTAACGCCCGAAGGGGTGAAGGATGTCCCGGTCAGTGAGCTGAAGAAGGGCGACGTGGTTCTGGTCAAGCCCGGCGAGAAGATACCCTCCGACGGCATCGTTGTCGAGGGGGAAACGAGCGTCAACGAGGCGATGCTCACCGGCGAATCGAAGCCCGTCTACAGGAAGCCTGGGGACGGTGTCATAGGCGGTTCCATAAACCTCGAGGGCGCGATAAAGGTCCGGATAGAGAAGACCGGAAAGGACACCTACCTGATGCAGGTCGTTGAGCTCGTCAGGCAGGCGCAGGAGACGAGGTCAAAAACGCAGGATCTGGCGAACAGGGCGGCTTTCTACCTCACGCTCATAGCCATAACCGCTGGAACGGTAACGCTTGGAGTGTGGCTCTACATCGGCAAGCCCTTCGTCTTCGCCCTTGAGAGGATGGTTACAGTGATGGTCATAACCTGTCCCCACGCCCTCGGCCTGGCCGTCCCGCTGGTCGTCTCTGTCTCGACCTCGCTGTCGGCGAAGAAGGGAATCCTCATCAGGAACAGAGAGGCCTTTGAGAGGGCGAAGGATGTGAAGGTGGTCGTCTTCGATAAGACCGGAACGCTGACAGAAGGGAAGTTTGAGGTGACCGAGGTAATACCCCTCGATGAGCTCGGCGAGGAGGATGTGCTGAGATACGCCGCCGCCCTCGAAGCCCACTCAAACCACCCGATAGCCCAGGGGATAGTGGAGAGAACAGAGGAACTCGGCCTTGATCCCTATAAGGTTAGGGAGTCGAAGGTCCTGCCCGGTAAGGGCGTCCAGGGCGTCATCAACGGCAAAGAAGTCCTCGTTGTGAGCCCCGGCTTCCTGAAGGAAAACGGCCTGTGGAGGGAGGACGAGCGCGTTAAGGAGGTTCTTGAGCAGGGTAAGACGGTGGTCTTCCTTGTAATCGACGGCAAGCTCGTTGGCGCTTTGGCACTGGCGGATAGGATAAGGCCCGAATCGAGGGAGGCCGTGAAGAGGCTCCACGAGATGGGCATAAAGGCCTACATGCTCACCGGCGACAACGCCAAGGTTGCAAAGTGGGTTGCTGAGGAGCTCGGCCTCGACGGCTTCTTCGCCGAAGTCCTGCCCCATCAGAAGTCAGAAAAGATAGTTGAACTCCAGAAGCAGGGGTTGGTCGTTGCGATGGTTGGCGACGGCATAAACGACGCTCCAGCTTTGATTCAGGCCGATGTCGGGATAGCCATTGGAGCGGGAACCGACGTGGCGATAGAGAGCGCCGACATAATCCTCGTCAAGAACGACCCTAGGGACGTTATAACCGGGGTACACCTCGCTAAGGCAACCTACAGGAAGATGGTGCAGAACCTGGCCTGGGCGACTGGCTACAACACCTTCGCGATTCCCCTGGCGGCAGGTGTGCTATACAGCTACGGAATCCTTCTCAGCCCCGCCCTCGGTGCCCTGCTGATGAGCATGAGCACGGTAATAGTGGCAATAAACGCGAGGTTCCTGAAGGTTTGAGGCCCTTTTTACTTTATTTTTTTGCGAAAATTTTTGTTCGTTTCTTTTCGTTTTGTCAATAATAAGCCCTATAGGCTTTGCCACTGAGTAGCGTTCGAGGAGATCAAAATGATGCTTGAAAACGTTAATCCGGACTTTCTGGTCCACATGGAAGAGGGAGAATGGGGGTGGCATGAGATGATGGGATTCGGCTGGT encodes the following:
- a CDS encoding iron-sulfur cluster assembly protein, yielding MKVYMPDREWPEHYRVVLDELARITDPVTGGDILDSGVVAGLEVADDTLKVWLNFESHAEYNITGESAIAYSKIIGDIIERFALVKFQNVYVYDLKNNPVGVFENKKGYTIEDISTERV
- a CDS encoding class II SORL domain-containing protein; this translates as MLSGTIKSGDWKGEKHVPVIEYEKEGDLVKVEVSVGKEIPHPNTPEHHIAWIELYFHPEGENFPVLVGRVAFTNHSDPLTEPKAVFFFRTGKKGKLYALSYCNIHGLWENEVTLE
- the rd gene encoding rubredoxin translates to MAKWKCMVCGYIYDEDEGDEDAGIAPGTKFEELPEDWVCPLCGAPKDMFEKIE
- a CDS encoding rubrerythrin family protein; its protein translation is MPVKRAMTRKFLEDAFAGESMAHMKYLIFAEQAEKEGFPNIAKLFRAIAHAEFIHAKNHFMALGHLGKTPENLQAGIDGETYEVEEMYPVFKNTAEFQGEKDAVRTTHYALEAEKIHAELYKAAKEKAEGGTDIEIKKVYICPVCGYTAVDEAPEYCPVCGAPRDKFVVFE
- a CDS encoding FprA family A-type flavoprotein; this translates as MPDVKVEKILDDPELYIIRVDDDRIRYFEATWSIPEGITYNAYLMKLDGATVLFDLSKREYTDLFMEALGKLVDPKEITHVVIHHTEPDHTGALPAFLEANGYRAKLIGTTFAKRFLEGFYGERVVENFYTIKDGEEMSIGGKTFRFITVPWLHWPDTMITYVVEEGLIFSCDAGGGYGIPERIDDSDEEVVQRYLPHVTKYIVTVIGHYHKYIVQNIKKLRNLGIIDDARMILPGHGLIWKKNPARIFEHYERVGSGKVTKGKVLVLYDSMYGFVERRMEIVLDELRKNGLNPVVYRFTDKEAPAVSDILGEVPDSEAIIIGASTFEADIHPRIRYTLFELLDKANYEKPVLIVGAYGWGGVAGRKIETLIARSKFDHVDTVEGRGMLRKEDEERLREAVRKLINWIS
- a CDS encoding SLC13 family permease: MGRSSSRITALQRRLGDTAFERLKGFVRREWFLTVLLVLYLVLVLNDPSLPGRTPDLVDWRSLALITSLILVSKGLELSGIFTRLSIALISLSGGSERKLMLLLIPIIALSSAVIMNDTAMLVFIPLVVITARLAGINTARAVTLSAIAANVGSALTPIGNPQNIIIWNTYGLSFLGFVGAMLPPVALWLVLLVLFTLTIRERPISIERLPPVAIKTRLFAASLSLLIGDILLAETGRPLWTLPLTLLVLLILGREALLGFDWALVLTFAFIFVDFGEIARLISGSSWLPSGGLVLLLASAGLSQLISNVPATVVFIGSRPEWLPLALGVNLGGTGIIIGSLANLIALRISGIGIRDFHRFSIPYFLIALVVSILIFLL
- a CDS encoding helix-turn-helix transcriptional regulator; amino-acid sequence: MTEVCKVYEEHLDRILEAQAKLPEEESILEAADFFDALGNPTRLKILLALMEAGELCTCDLSAITKLSVSAISHQLRILKDRKIVAYRKDGKNVFYRLDDEHIRKLLRTALEHLSEAK
- a CDS encoding heavy metal translocating P-type ATPase gives rise to the protein MPQKLVLEGLDCASCVYEIEEALKKEGFEFALVNFTTKELVIEGDVERAKEIVKRVEPDVEVLEKDGHGHTHDHGETDWGTVYSIGLSLVLFAVGIVMRYHYGIDDWVVFGIFLASYLMAGWRVLRSAVINSLHGNVFDENFLIAVATLGAFAIREYPEGVAVMLFYVVGEFFQDLAVNRSRRSIKALLALKAEYANLLRDGEVVQVKPEELKAGDVILVKPGEKVPVDGVVMEGESTVDASALTGESVPRAVREGEEILSGMVNLSGLLKVRVTRELSESTISKILELVENASARKAKTEKFITRFAHYYTPAVVGIAALIATVPPLITGDPFTPWIYRALVILVISCPCALVLSIPLGYFGGIGRAAREGILVKGSNYLDTLKEASIVAFDKTGTLTKGVFKVTKVETRNGFGEEEIIGFAALAEAHSNHPIAKAIREAYGGELNEAEIIEYEEIAGHGVRARIDGVEVMVGNDRLLHRFKVEHDTCHVKGTVAHVVINGKYAGYIIISDEIKDDAPLAVKELKCLGVKKVVMVTGDSRDVAEEIAKQLGLDGFYAELLPGDKVRVIEELEKEKGDGKVVFVGDGINDAPVLARADVGVAMGALGSDAAIETADVVIMDDKPSKLPVGIRIARKTQRIVWQNIVFALGVKLAFISLGILGEATMWEAVFADVGVALIAVFNAMRILR
- a CDS encoding N-acetyltransferase, encoding MVEIVLKAGEGKKTEAEHFARLMEISAPEYFPALLGPRFSELFRRLYIEKANLFSHEHVVFAIYRGQIAGMLLSYDWKVKEMEEKRTGWLMMKSLGFDFLRKLPGFISSTSGSGRLERGDYYVSNVAVYPEFRGKGIGKALMLEAERLAKESGAERIVLDVERDNERAIAIYKKLGYSVEREHSVELEGRTYEFYRMVKGLKGENKGSLTLKSSSR
- a CDS encoding heavy metal translocating P-type ATPase — encoded protein: MKHEKHEHEGHSHAKHHEMMMEDFKKRFVVSVILTVPILILSPLIQDFFGFELTFPGDRYVLFGLSAVVYFYGGWPFLKGMGDELKKKLPGMMTLIALAITVAFFYSTAVTFGLSGKTFYWELATLIDIMLIGHYIEMRSVLGASRALEELIKLMPTEAHLVTPEGVKDVPVSELKKGDVVLVKPGEKIPSDGIVVEGETSVNEAMLTGESKPVYRKPGDGVIGGSINLEGAIKVRIEKTGKDTYLMQVVELVRQAQETRSKTQDLANRAAFYLTLIAITAGTVTLGVWLYIGKPFVFALERMVTVMVITCPHALGLAVPLVVSVSTSLSAKKGILIRNREAFERAKDVKVVVFDKTGTLTEGKFEVTEVIPLDELGEEDVLRYAAALEAHSNHPIAQGIVERTEELGLDPYKVRESKVLPGKGVQGVINGKEVLVVSPGFLKENGLWREDERVKEVLEQGKTVVFLVIDGKLVGALALADRIRPESREAVKRLHEMGIKAYMLTGDNAKVAKWVAEELGLDGFFAEVLPHQKSEKIVELQKQGLVVAMVGDGINDAPALIQADVGIAIGAGTDVAIESADIILVKNDPRDVITGVHLAKATYRKMVQNLAWATGYNTFAIPLAAGVLYSYGILLSPALGALLMSMSTVIVAINARFLKV